The proteins below are encoded in one region of Juglans microcarpa x Juglans regia isolate MS1-56 chromosome 4D, Jm3101_v1.0, whole genome shotgun sequence:
- the LOC121259427 gene encoding outer envelope membrane protein 7-like, whose product MGKLEDTKQALVVFGALAFGWLAIELAFRPLLDKARAAINKSDPTRDPDDEETAADNK is encoded by the coding sequence atggGGAAATTAGAGGATACGAAGCAAGCGTTGGTGGTATTCGGAGCCCTAGCGTTCGGGTGGCTGGCCATCGAGCTCGCCTTCAGGCCCTTACTCGACAAGGCTCGGGCCGCCATCAACAAGTCTGACCCGACTCGAGATCCCGACGACGAAGAGACCGCCGCCGATAACAAGTGA